A stretch of Pseudomonas sp. 7SR1 DNA encodes these proteins:
- a CDS encoding HAD family hydrolase, translating to MRLALFDLDNTLLGGDSDHAWGDYLCERGFLDAVTYKARNDAFYQDYLAGKLDNAEYLNFCLEILGRTEMEVLAQWHLDYMRDCIEPIVLPQAIELLEKHRAAGDKLVIITATNRFVTAPIAERLGVETLIATECEMIDGRYSGRSTDIPCFREGKVTRLNRWLEETGHSLQNSYFYSDSMNDLPLLEVVTNPVAVDPDPNLRAEAEKRGWPVISLRG from the coding sequence ATGCGGCTGGCTTTATTCGACTTGGACAACACGCTGCTGGGCGGCGACAGCGACCACGCCTGGGGCGATTACCTGTGTGAACGCGGCTTCCTGGATGCCGTGACGTACAAGGCGCGCAATGATGCGTTCTATCAGGATTACCTGGCCGGCAAGCTCGACAACGCCGAGTACCTGAATTTCTGCCTGGAGATCCTCGGGCGCACCGAAATGGAGGTGCTGGCACAATGGCATCTCGACTACATGCGCGACTGCATCGAGCCGATCGTATTGCCACAGGCCATCGAATTGCTGGAAAAGCACCGTGCAGCCGGCGACAAGCTGGTGATCATCACCGCCACCAACCGTTTCGTCACCGCGCCGATTGCCGAGCGCCTGGGAGTCGAGACCCTGATCGCCACCGAATGTGAAATGATCGACGGCCGCTACAGCGGGCGCAGCACTGACATACCCTGCTTTCGCGAGGGCAAGGTGACGCGCCTCAACCGTTGGCTGGAAGAAACCGGGCATTCCCTGCAGAACAGCTATTTCTATAGCGATTCGATGAATGATTTGCCGCTGCTGGAGGTAGTCACGAATCCGGTGGCGGTGGATCCGGACCCGAACCTCAGGGCCGAGGCCGAGAAGCGTGGCTGGCCGGTGATTTCGCTGCGCGGCTGA
- the cadR gene encoding Cd(II)/Pb(II)-responsive transcriptional regulator, with amino-acid sequence MKIGELAKMTDCQVETIRYYEREGLLPEPARSDGNYRVYTQAHAERLTFIRNCRTLDMTLEEIRSLLALRDSPQDQCESVNALIDEHILHVRARIDGLLALQAQLIDLRHRCGEGPDPDQCGILQRLEVSGAVAPEVEHSHVGRSHGH; translated from the coding sequence ATGAAAATCGGAGAGCTGGCGAAGATGACCGACTGCCAGGTGGAAACCATCCGCTATTACGAACGCGAAGGCTTGCTGCCTGAGCCTGCCCGTAGCGACGGCAACTACCGGGTCTACACCCAGGCCCATGCCGAGCGGCTGACGTTCATTCGCAACTGCCGCACCCTGGACATGACCCTGGAGGAAATCCGCAGCCTCCTGGCCCTGCGCGACAGTCCCCAGGACCAGTGCGAAAGCGTCAATGCATTGATCGATGAACACATCCTCCACGTCAGGGCCCGTATCGATGGCCTGCTGGCGCTGCAGGCACAACTGATCGACCTGCGCCATCGCTGCGGTGAAGGGCCGGACCCGGATCAATGCGGGATCCTGCAGCGCCTGGAAGTGAGTGGTGCGGTGGCGCCGGAAGTGGAGCATTCACATGTAGGCAGGAGTCATGGGCATTGA
- a CDS encoding RNA pyrophosphohydrolase: MIDPDGFRPNVGIILTNDAGQVLWARRINQDAWQFPQGGINPQETPEEALYRELNEEVGLEREDVEILACTRGWLRYRLPQRLVRTHSQPLCIGQKQKWFLLRLLSNEQRVRMDLTGKPEFDGWRWVSYWYPLGQVVTFKREVYRRALKELAPRLLTRD; encoded by the coding sequence GTGATCGATCCCGATGGTTTCCGACCCAATGTGGGGATCATTCTTACGAATGATGCAGGGCAGGTGCTATGGGCTCGCCGTATCAATCAAGACGCCTGGCAGTTTCCTCAAGGTGGAATCAACCCCCAGGAGACGCCGGAAGAAGCCTTGTACCGCGAGTTGAACGAAGAAGTGGGGCTGGAGCGTGAAGATGTCGAAATTCTCGCCTGCACCCGTGGCTGGTTGCGCTATCGTTTGCCGCAACGCCTGGTCAGGACGCACAGCCAGCCGCTGTGCATCGGCCAGAAACAGAAATGGTTTCTCCTGCGCCTGCTCTCCAACGAGCAGCGGGTGCGGATGGATTTGACCGGTAAACCGGAGTTCGATGGCTGGCGCTGGGTCAGTTATTGGTATCCGTTGGGCCAGGTGGTGACATTCAAGCGCGAGGTGTACCGACGCGCCCTCAAAGAGCTTGCCCCGCGCCTGCTGACGCGCGACTGA
- a CDS encoding NRDE family protein, translating to MCLIVFAWRPGHAQPLIVAANRDEFYARPTLPLAQWPDAPQVHAGRDLEAGGTWLGVAAGGRFAALTNIRDPGQMPAFKSRGELVARFLTGHLSIAEYFSEIVPRAGEYGGFNLLLGDGSELWHHNARDARPQRLAEGVYGLSNAGLNTPWPKLLKARAALAEVLDDPRPESLLALLNDPQPAPVADLPDTGVGLATETLLSSVFIASPAYGTRASTALIVHADGTRHLVERSFGPHGGHLGEVELKV from the coding sequence ATGTGCTTGATCGTATTTGCCTGGCGACCTGGGCATGCCCAGCCGCTGATCGTGGCGGCCAACCGCGACGAGTTCTACGCCCGGCCGACCTTGCCCCTGGCCCAGTGGCCTGACGCGCCGCAGGTCCATGCTGGCCGTGACCTGGAGGCTGGAGGCACCTGGCTCGGCGTGGCTGCCGGTGGCCGTTTCGCGGCCCTGACCAATATCCGCGACCCGGGCCAGATGCCGGCGTTCAAGTCGCGGGGTGAACTGGTGGCGCGGTTCCTGACCGGGCATCTCTCGATTGCCGAATACTTCAGCGAAATCGTCCCTCGCGCTGGCGAATATGGCGGGTTCAACCTGTTGCTCGGCGACGGCTCCGAGCTGTGGCATCACAATGCTCGCGATGCCCGGCCACAACGCTTGGCCGAGGGGGTCTATGGCTTGTCGAACGCCGGGCTGAACACGCCCTGGCCCAAGTTGCTCAAGGCCCGCGCCGCGCTGGCCGAGGTGTTGGACGATCCGCGGCCCGAGTCATTGCTGGCTCTGCTGAACGACCCGCAGCCCGCACCGGTGGCTGACTTGCCCGACACGGGCGTGGGGCTGGCGACCGAGACGTTGCTGTCCAGTGTGTTCATTGCCAGCCCCGCCTACGGGACGCGAGCGAGCACGGCGTTGATTGTCCATGCCGATGGAACCCGACACCTGGTCGAGCGCAGTTTCGGGCCGCATGGGGGGCATCTGGGGGAGGTGGAGCTCAAGGTCTAG
- a CDS encoding DUF2269 family protein, translating into METLTALKVAHVLATVLLLAGAAGLAIWVWRARRGGDATAHTRTLQRPLVFIWLLMGLALASMPFTGWWMVHQVGWPLGQTWLLASSVLYTAATLAGFWLLVRLNRLRTLPAAGNGKFTLALALFSVVCFIAIAGLMGAKPV; encoded by the coding sequence ATGGAAACGTTAACCGCTCTCAAGGTCGCCCATGTCCTGGCGACGGTGTTGTTGCTGGCCGGTGCGGCGGGGCTGGCCATCTGGGTCTGGCGTGCTCGCCGTGGCGGTGATGCGACGGCGCACACCCGCACGCTGCAAAGACCGCTGGTGTTCATCTGGCTGTTGATGGGCCTGGCGCTGGCGAGCATGCCGTTCACCGGCTGGTGGATGGTGCATCAGGTGGGATGGCCGCTGGGGCAGACCTGGTTGCTGGCTTCCAGCGTGCTGTACACCGCGGCAACACTGGCCGGGTTCTGGCTGTTGGTGCGGTTGAACAGGTTGCGCACGCTGCCGGCGGCGGGCAATGGCAAATTCACCCTGGCCCTGGCGCTGTTCAGCGTCGTCTGTTTTATCGCCATTGCGGGGTTGATGGGAGCCAAGCCGGTTTAA
- the lgt gene encoding prolipoprotein diacylglyceryl transferase, with the protein MLPYPQIDPVALAIGPLKIHWYGLMYLIGIGGAWLLASRRLNRFDPTWNKEKLSDLVFWLSMGVIVGGRLGYVLFYDLSAYLANPTLIFEVWKGGMSFHGGFIGVMLAALWFGKRNNKSFFELMDFVAPMVPIGLGAGRIGNFINAELWGKPTDVPWAMIFPPFSDPAQLPRHPSQLYQFALEGVALFLILWLFSRKPRPTMAVSGMFALFYGIFRFIVEFVRVPDAQLGYLAWNWLTMGQVLCLPMIIGGLVLIWLAYRRAPAAAAKV; encoded by the coding sequence ATGCTGCCTTACCCGCAGATCGATCCGGTGGCCCTGGCCATCGGTCCGCTGAAAATCCACTGGTACGGCCTGATGTACCTGATCGGCATCGGCGGCGCCTGGCTGCTGGCATCGCGTCGGCTGAACCGTTTCGATCCCACCTGGAACAAGGAAAAACTGTCCGACCTGGTGTTCTGGTTGTCCATGGGTGTGATCGTCGGCGGACGCCTGGGCTACGTGCTGTTCTACGACCTGAGTGCCTACCTGGCCAACCCGACGTTGATCTTCGAGGTCTGGAAAGGCGGCATGTCGTTCCACGGCGGCTTCATCGGCGTGATGCTGGCAGCGCTCTGGTTCGGCAAGCGCAACAATAAATCGTTCTTCGAACTGATGGACTTCGTCGCCCCCATGGTGCCCATCGGCCTGGGCGCCGGGCGCATCGGCAACTTCATCAACGCCGAATTGTGGGGCAAGCCAACCGACGTCCCGTGGGCGATGATTTTCCCGCCGTTCAGCGACCCGGCGCAGTTGCCGCGCCACCCGTCGCAGCTTTATCAGTTCGCCCTCGAAGGCGTGGCACTATTCCTCATTCTCTGGCTGTTCTCGCGCAAGCCGCGGCCGACCATGGCGGTGTCGGGCATGTTTGCCCTGTTCTATGGCATCTTCCGCTTTATCGTTGAATTCGTCCGCGTACCGGATGCCCAGCTCGGCTACCTGGCGTGGAACTGGCTGACCATGGGCCAGGTGCTGTGCCTGCCGATGATCATCGGCGGACTGGTGCTGATCTGGCTGGCTTATCGCCGGGCGCCGGCTGCGGCCGCCAAGGTTTAA
- a CDS encoding thymidylate synthase, which translates to MKQYLDLVADVIEHGTRQANRTGVNTISLPGAMLRYDLKDGFPAITTRKLAFKSAIGEMCGFLRGVNNAAEFRALGCKVWDQNANENTQWLANPFRQGEDDLGEIYGVQWRKWPAYKQIPLSNPAAIEQTLAQGYRRIAEGEENGQAYVVLYKAIDQVRQCVDTIIKDPGSRRILFHGWNCAQLDEMALPPCHLLYQFHPNVETKEISLTLYIRSNDLGLGTPFNLTEGAALLSLIGRLTGYTPRWFTYFIGDAHVYENHLDMLKEQLKREPFPMPRLVISERVPEFAKTGVYQPEWLELVEPGDFSLEGYQHHAPMTAPMAV; encoded by the coding sequence ATGAAGCAATATCTCGATCTGGTGGCCGATGTCATCGAGCATGGCACCCGGCAAGCCAACCGCACGGGAGTGAACACCATCAGCCTCCCCGGCGCCATGCTGCGCTATGACCTGAAGGACGGTTTCCCGGCCATCACCACCCGCAAGCTGGCCTTCAAGTCGGCCATCGGCGAGATGTGCGGCTTCTTGCGCGGCGTGAACAACGCCGCCGAATTCCGCGCCCTGGGCTGCAAGGTCTGGGACCAGAACGCCAACGAAAATACCCAGTGGCTGGCCAACCCGTTCCGCCAGGGCGAAGACGACCTGGGCGAGATCTACGGCGTGCAATGGCGCAAGTGGCCGGCCTACAAGCAGATCCCCCTGAGCAACCCGGCGGCCATCGAGCAGACCCTGGCCCAGGGCTACCGGCGGATCGCCGAGGGTGAGGAGAACGGCCAGGCTTACGTGGTGCTGTACAAGGCCATCGACCAGGTGCGCCAGTGCGTCGACACCATCATCAAGGACCCGGGCAGCCGGCGTATCCTGTTCCATGGCTGGAACTGTGCGCAGCTCGATGAAATGGCCTTGCCGCCGTGCCACCTGCTGTACCAGTTCCACCCGAATGTCGAGACGAAGGAAATCTCCCTGACCCTCTACATCCGCTCCAACGACCTGGGCCTGGGCACGCCGTTCAACCTCACCGAGGGGGCCGCGCTGTTGAGCCTGATCGGCCGCCTGACCGGCTACACGCCACGCTGGTTCACCTATTTCATCGGTGACGCCCACGTCTACGAAAACCATCTGGACATGCTCAAGGAACAGCTCAAGCGCGAGCCGTTCCCGATGCCGAGACTGGTGATTTCCGAGCGGGTGCCGGAGTTTGCCAAGACTGGCGTTTACCAGCCTGAGTGGCTCGAACTGGTGGAGCCCGGCGATTTCTCCCTGGAAGGCTACCAGCACCATGCGCCGATGACAGCGCCGATGGCGGTCTGA
- a CDS encoding sulfite exporter TauE/SafE family protein, producing MEFVLYLLLGACAGVLAGLFGVGGGIIIVPVLVFSFTLQGFDPQVLTHLAVGTSLASIIFTSVNAVREHQRKGAVRWPIFAWMTVGILMGAGFGAITAEAIAGPHLQKIIGVFALVVAAQLGLDLKPKASRTVPGKAGLTLAGTVIGWASAIFGIGGGSLTVPFLTWRSVPMQQAVATSSACGLPIALASALSFMILGWQDPLLPAHSLGFVYLPALLGIALTSMVFARIGARLAHRLSPRLLKRMFAALLFCVGLSFLF from the coding sequence GTGGAATTTGTGCTCTATCTGCTGCTCGGCGCCTGCGCCGGCGTGCTGGCCGGGCTGTTCGGCGTGGGTGGCGGGATCATCATAGTCCCGGTACTGGTGTTCAGTTTCACCTTGCAGGGCTTCGATCCGCAGGTGTTGACGCACCTGGCCGTCGGTACATCCCTGGCGTCGATCATCTTCACCTCGGTCAATGCCGTGCGTGAGCACCAGCGCAAAGGCGCGGTGCGCTGGCCGATCTTCGCCTGGATGACCGTCGGGATCCTGATGGGCGCCGGTTTCGGCGCGATCACCGCCGAGGCGATTGCCGGCCCGCACCTGCAGAAAATCATCGGCGTGTTCGCCCTGGTCGTCGCCGCGCAGTTGGGCCTGGATCTCAAGCCCAAGGCCAGCCGTACGGTACCGGGCAAGGCCGGGCTGACCCTGGCAGGCACCGTGATCGGCTGGGCTTCGGCGATCTTCGGCATTGGCGGCGGCTCGCTGACCGTCCCTTTCCTGACCTGGCGCAGCGTGCCGATGCAGCAGGCGGTCGCGACATCGTCGGCGTGCGGCTTGCCGATCGCCCTGGCCAGCGCATTGAGTTTCATGATTCTTGGCTGGCAAGATCCCTTGTTGCCGGCCCATAGTCTGGGCTTTGTCTACCTGCCGGCCTTACTGGGCATCGCCCTGACCAGCATGGTTTTCGCCCGTATCGGCGCGCGCCTGGCCCACCGCCTGTCGCCGCGCCTGCTCAAGCGAATGTTCGCCGCCTTGCTGTTCTGCGTGGGGCTGAGTTTCCTGTTCTGA
- the ptsP gene encoding phosphoenolpyruvate--protein phosphotransferase, which produces MLNTLRKIVQEVNAAKDLKAALGIIVLRVKEAMGSQVCSVYLLDPETNRFVLMATEGLNKRSIGKVSMAPNEGLVGLVGTREEPLNLENAADHPRYRYFAETGEERYASFLGAPIIHHRRVVGVLVIQQKERRQFDEGEEAFLVTMSAQLAGVIAHAEATGSISGLGRQGKGIQEAKFVGVPGSPGAAVGTAVVMLPPADLDVVPDKAISDINAELALFKTAIEGVRADMRALSAKLATQLRPEERALFDVYLMMLDDASLGSEVTTVIKTGQWAQGALRQVVTDHVNRFELMDDAYLRERASDVKDLGRRLLAYLQQERQQTLVYPDNTILVSEELTPAMLGEVPEGKLAGLVSVLGSGNSHVAILARAMGIPTVMGLVDLPYSKVDGIQMIVDGYHGEVYTNPSEVLRKQFSDVVEEEKQLSLGLDALRDLPCVTLDGHRMPLWVNTGLLADVARAQKRGAEGVGLYRTEVPFMINQRFPSEKEQLAIYREQLAAFHPQPVTMRSLDIGGDKSLSYFPIKEDNPFLGWRGIRVTLDHPEIFLVQARAMLKASEGLNNLRILLPMISGTHELEEALHLIHRAWGEVRDEGTDVPMPPVGVMIEIPAAVYQTKELARQVDFLSVGSNDLTQYLLAVDRNNPRVADLYDYLHPAVLQALQNVVRDAHAEGKPVSICGEMAGDPAAAVLLMAMGFDSLSMNATNLPKVKWMLRQINLSKAQELLAEVMTIDNPQVIHSSLQLALKNLGLARMINPASNKTL; this is translated from the coding sequence ATGCTCAATACGCTGCGCAAGATCGTCCAGGAAGTCAACGCCGCCAAGGATCTCAAAGCGGCGTTGGGGATTATTGTGTTGCGCGTCAAAGAGGCCATGGGCAGCCAGGTCTGCTCGGTCTATCTGCTGGACCCCGAGACCAACCGTTTCGTGCTGATGGCCACCGAGGGCTTGAATAAGCGCTCCATCGGCAAGGTCAGCATGGCGCCCAACGAAGGTCTGGTCGGCCTGGTCGGCACGCGCGAAGAGCCCCTGAACCTCGAAAACGCCGCGGACCACCCGCGCTATCGCTACTTCGCCGAAACCGGAGAGGAGCGCTACGCCTCGTTCCTCGGGGCACCGATCATTCACCACCGCCGTGTCGTCGGCGTACTGGTCATCCAGCAAAAGGAGCGTCGCCAGTTCGACGAAGGCGAAGAAGCCTTCCTCGTGACCATGAGCGCGCAACTGGCCGGGGTTATCGCCCATGCCGAGGCCACCGGTTCGATCAGCGGCCTGGGACGCCAGGGCAAGGGCATCCAGGAAGCCAAGTTCGTCGGCGTGCCGGGCTCGCCGGGCGCGGCGGTGGGTACCGCGGTGGTCATGCTGCCGCCTGCCGACCTCGACGTCGTGCCGGACAAGGCCATCAGTGACATCAATGCCGAACTGGCGCTGTTCAAGACTGCCATCGAAGGCGTGCGGGCCGACATGCGGGCCCTCTCGGCCAAGCTGGCGACTCAGCTGCGTCCGGAAGAGCGCGCGCTGTTCGACGTCTACCTGATGATGCTCGACGACGCCTCGCTGGGCAGCGAGGTGACCACGGTCATCAAGACCGGCCAATGGGCCCAGGGCGCGTTGCGCCAGGTGGTGACCGACCACGTCAACCGTTTCGAACTGATGGACGACGCCTACCTGCGTGAGCGCGCTTCCGACGTCAAGGACCTCGGCCGCCGGTTGCTCGCCTACCTGCAGCAGGAACGCCAGCAGACCCTGGTCTACCCGGACAACACCATCCTGGTCAGCGAGGAGCTGACCCCGGCCATGCTCGGCGAGGTGCCCGAGGGCAAGCTGGCGGGGCTGGTGTCGGTATTGGGCTCGGGCAACTCCCACGTGGCGATCCTGGCCCGTGCCATGGGCATCCCGACGGTGATGGGCCTGGTGGACCTGCCGTATTCCAAGGTCGACGGCATCCAGATGATCGTCGATGGCTACCATGGCGAGGTCTACACCAACCCCAGCGAAGTGCTGCGCAAGCAGTTCTCCGATGTGGTGGAGGAAGAAAAGCAACTGTCCCTGGGCCTGGATGCGCTGCGGGACCTGCCTTGCGTGACCCTCGACGGCCACCGCATGCCGCTGTGGGTCAACACCGGCCTGCTGGCCGACGTGGCCCGGGCGCAGAAGCGCGGCGCCGAGGGTGTGGGCCTGTACCGCACCGAAGTCCCCTTCATGATCAACCAGCGCTTCCCCAGCGAAAAGGAACAACTGGCGATCTACCGTGAACAGCTGGCCGCATTCCACCCGCAACCGGTGACCATGCGCAGCCTGGACATCGGCGGCGACAAGTCCCTGTCCTACTTCCCCATCAAGGAAGACAACCCGTTCCTGGGCTGGCGCGGCATCCGCGTGACCCTCGACCACCCGGAGATCTTCCTGGTCCAGGCCCGCGCCATGCTCAAGGCCAGCGAAGGCCTGAACAACCTGCGCATCCTGTTGCCAATGATCTCCGGCACCCATGAACTGGAAGAAGCCCTGCACCTGATCCACCGGGCCTGGGGCGAAGTCCGCGACGAAGGCACCGATGTGCCGATGCCTCCGGTCGGCGTGATGATCGAGATCCCGGCGGCGGTGTACCAGACCAAGGAGCTGGCGCGGCAGGTGGACTTCCTGTCGGTGGGCTCCAACGACCTGACCCAGTACCTGCTGGCGGTGGACCGCAACAACCCGCGGGTAGCCGACCTTTACGACTATCTGCATCCGGCCGTGCTGCAGGCCCTGCAGAATGTGGTGCGCGACGCCCATGCCGAAGGCAAGCCGGTGAGCATCTGCGGTGAAATGGCCGGGGATCCGGCGGCAGCGGTGCTGCTCATGGCGATGGGTTTCGACAGCCTGTCGATGAACGCCACCAACCTGCCAAAAGTGAAATGGATGCTGCGCCAGATCAACCTCAGCAAGGCCCAGGAACTGCTGGCGGAAGTGATGACCATCGACAATCCGCAAGTAATTCACAGCTCCTTGCAACTGGCGCTGAAAAACCTTGGGCTGGCGCGGATGATCAATCCGGCTTCGAACAAGACCCTCTGA
- a CDS encoding heavy metal translocating P-type ATPase has translation MSDSLHTHKPVHKSGHGHAHGHSCCASKAAPSVVDLGKAPTDGARLSSFRIEAMDCPTEQTLIQNKLGKLEGVQRLEFNLINRILGVTHALPSDAPIIEAIRSLGMQAEPLAAGQDTPTHTPPSPAKPWWPLALSGLTALGAEVIHFASAAPNWVVALVALVSILSGGLGTYKKGWIALKNRNLNINALMSIAVTGAVLIGQWPEAAMVMFLFTVAELIEAKSLDRARNAISGLMQMAPEQATVQQVDGSWKVQEVKAIALGARVRVRPGERVGLDGEVVAGRSTIDQAPITGESLPVEKTVGDNVFAGTINQAGELEYTVTAAAEHSTLARIIHAVEQAQGSRAPTQRFVDRFSKIYTPSVFALAVAVAVIPPLFMSATWFDWIYRALVLLVVACPCALVISTPVSIVSGLAAAARKGILIKGGVYLEGGYKLDYLALDKTGTITHGKPVQTDYVALDPTLQASAPALAASLAARSDHPVSRAIASAVVDKQASPQSVDNFAALPGRGVRGDIDGRTYHLGNHRLVEDLGLCSPELEETLFALEKQGKSVVLLLDDTGPLALFAVADTVKDSSRDAIRQLHELGIKTLMLTGDNAHTAEAIAGQVGMDRAQGDLLPEDKLKAIEALYDQGHRVGMVGDGINDAPALARAEIGFAMAAAGTDTAIETADVALMDDDLRKIPAFIRLSRQTSAILKQNIALALVVKAIFLGVTFTGYATLWMAVFADMGVSLLVVFNGLRLLRK, from the coding sequence ATGAGCGACTCCCTTCACACCCATAAGCCTGTTCACAAATCCGGCCACGGCCATGCCCATGGGCATTCCTGCTGCGCCTCGAAAGCGGCGCCGTCGGTGGTCGACCTCGGCAAAGCGCCGACAGACGGCGCGCGGCTGAGCAGTTTTCGCATCGAAGCCATGGATTGCCCGACGGAGCAGACGCTGATCCAGAACAAGCTGGGCAAGCTCGAGGGCGTGCAGCGACTGGAATTCAACCTGATCAATCGCATCCTGGGCGTGACCCACGCCCTGCCCAGCGATGCGCCGATCATCGAGGCGATCCGATCCCTGGGCATGCAGGCCGAACCACTCGCTGCAGGCCAGGACACCCCCACCCACACCCCACCCTCCCCAGCCAAGCCTTGGTGGCCGCTGGCCCTGTCCGGCCTCACCGCCCTGGGCGCCGAGGTGATTCACTTCGCCAGTGCCGCGCCGAACTGGGTGGTCGCCCTGGTGGCGCTGGTGTCGATCCTCAGCGGCGGCCTGGGCACGTACAAAAAGGGCTGGATCGCCCTGAAGAACCGCAACCTGAACATCAATGCCCTGATGAGCATTGCCGTGACCGGCGCGGTGTTGATCGGGCAATGGCCGGAGGCGGCCATGGTGATGTTCCTGTTCACCGTGGCCGAGCTGATCGAGGCCAAGTCCCTGGACCGGGCACGCAACGCCATCAGTGGCCTGATGCAGATGGCCCCCGAACAGGCCACCGTGCAGCAGGTCGATGGCAGCTGGAAGGTGCAGGAGGTCAAGGCCATCGCCCTGGGTGCCCGCGTGCGAGTCCGCCCCGGTGAACGCGTGGGCCTGGACGGTGAAGTGGTGGCCGGCCGGTCCACCATCGACCAGGCGCCCATCACCGGGGAAAGCCTGCCGGTGGAAAAAACCGTCGGCGACAACGTGTTCGCCGGCACCATCAACCAGGCCGGCGAGCTGGAATACACCGTGACCGCGGCGGCCGAACACTCCACCCTGGCGCGAATCATTCACGCCGTGGAGCAGGCCCAAGGCTCACGGGCACCGACCCAGCGCTTCGTCGATCGCTTCTCGAAAATCTACACCCCGTCGGTGTTTGCCCTGGCGGTGGCGGTGGCGGTCATCCCGCCGCTGTTCATGAGCGCGACGTGGTTCGACTGGATCTATCGGGCGCTGGTGCTGCTGGTAGTGGCCTGCCCTTGCGCACTGGTGATCTCCACCCCGGTGAGTATCGTCAGCGGTCTCGCCGCCGCGGCGCGCAAAGGCATCCTGATCAAGGGCGGCGTGTACCTGGAAGGCGGTTACAAGCTGGATTACCTGGCGCTGGACAAGACCGGCACGATCACTCACGGCAAGCCGGTGCAGACCGACTATGTGGCGCTGGACCCAACGCTGCAGGCCAGCGCCCCGGCCCTGGCCGCGAGCCTTGCCGCTCGCTCCGATCACCCCGTATCACGGGCCATCGCCAGCGCGGTTGTGGATAAGCAGGCATCGCCACAGTCTGTGGATAACTTCGCCGCGTTGCCGGGACGAGGTGTTCGAGGCGACATCGATGGCCGGACCTATCACTTGGGCAATCATCGCCTGGTGGAAGACCTTGGCCTGTGCTCTCCCGAGCTGGAAGAAACACTCTTCGCCCTGGAAAAACAAGGCAAGTCCGTGGTGCTGCTACTGGACGACACAGGCCCCCTGGCGTTGTTCGCCGTGGCCGACACCGTCAAGGACTCCAGCCGCGACGCGATCCGGCAGTTGCACGAACTGGGGATCAAGACCCTGATGCTCACCGGCGACAACGCCCATACCGCCGAGGCGATTGCCGGGCAAGTGGGCATGGACCGGGCCCAGGGCGACTTGTTGCCGGAGGACAAGCTCAAGGCCATCGAAGCGTTGTACGACCAGGGTCACCGGGTCGGCATGGTGGGCGATGGCATCAACGATGCCCCGGCCCTGGCCCGGGCCGAGATCGGCTTCGCCATGGCGGCGGCCGGTACCGACACTGCCATCGAAACGGCCGATGTCGCCCTGATGGACGACGACCTGCGCAAGATCCCGGCGTTCATCCGCCTGTCGCGGCAAACCTCCGCCATCCTGAAGCAGAACATTGCCCTGGCGCTGGTGGTCAAGGCGATCTTCCTGGGGGTGACCTTCACTGGCTACGCCACCCTGTGGATGGCGGTATTCGCCGACATGGGGGTGAGTCTGCTGGTGGTGTTCAATGGGTTGCGGTTGTTGCGTAAATAA